From a single Thioalbus denitrificans genomic region:
- the atpG gene encoding F0F1 ATP synthase subunit gamma produces the protein MASGKEIRTKIRSIQSTQKITRAMEMVAASKMRKAQDRMAASRPYAEKMRKVIGHLAMAHPEYKHPFMIEREARRVGFIVVSTDRGLCGGLNANMFKTMVAAMKEWQAKGVEIDLCTIGSKAGGFFRRLGGNVVAQASHLGDAPGIIELIGTVKVMLDAYHKGSIDRLYLVSNEFVNTMTQAPGLEQLLPIVPDEDDRLKHHWDYIYEPESQDVLDDLLMRYIESQVYQGVVENIACEQAARMVAMKSASDNAGNLIDELQLAYNKARQAAITQELSEIVAGAAAV, from the coding sequence ATGGCAAGCGGCAAAGAGATTCGCACCAAAATCCGGAGCATTCAGAGCACGCAGAAGATCACGCGTGCGATGGAGATGGTGGCCGCCAGCAAGATGCGCAAGGCGCAGGATCGCATGGCCGCGAGCCGTCCCTACGCTGAGAAGATGCGCAAGGTGATCGGCCACCTGGCCATGGCCCACCCCGAGTACAAGCACCCGTTCATGATCGAGCGGGAGGCCAGGCGCGTGGGCTTCATCGTGGTGTCCACCGATCGCGGACTGTGCGGCGGACTGAACGCCAACATGTTCAAGACCATGGTGGCGGCCATGAAGGAGTGGCAGGCCAAGGGTGTCGAGATCGACCTCTGCACCATCGGCTCCAAGGCGGGCGGCTTCTTCCGCCGCCTCGGCGGCAACGTGGTGGCCCAGGCCAGCCATCTCGGCGACGCCCCCGGCATCATCGAGCTCATCGGCACGGTCAAGGTGATGCTCGACGCCTACCACAAGGGCAGCATCGATCGCCTCTACCTGGTCTCCAACGAGTTCGTGAACACCATGACCCAGGCGCCCGGTCTGGAGCAGCTGCTGCCCATCGTCCCCGACGAGGACGACCGGCTGAAGCACCACTGGGACTACATCTACGAGCCGGAGTCCCAGGATGTCCTGGACGACCTGCTCATGCGCTACATCGAGTCGCAGGTCTACCAGGGCGTGGTGGAGAACATCGCCTGCGAGCAGGCCGCCCGCATGGTGGCCATGAAGAGCGCATCGGATAACGCCGGCAACCTGATCGACGAGCTGCAGCTCGCCTACAACAAGGCGCGCCAGGCAGCCATCACCCAGGAGCTGTCGGAGATCGTGGCCGGCGCGGCCGCGGTCTGA
- a CDS encoding F0F1 ATP synthase subunit B, which produces MNFNATLIGQSIAFFVFVWFCMKFVWPPIMQALNDRKTKIADGLAAAERGLKERELAENHAKEVLVEAKRQAAEIISQAQKRGNEIVEEAKGQARDEGQRLLEAARSEIGQEMSRARDELRGQVVQLAVVGARKVLEKEVNAADHERLLKDVAAQL; this is translated from the coding sequence ATGAACTTCAACGCAACCCTGATTGGCCAGTCGATTGCGTTCTTTGTGTTTGTCTGGTTCTGCATGAAGTTTGTTTGGCCTCCCATCATGCAGGCCCTGAACGACCGCAAGACCAAGATTGCCGACGGGCTGGCTGCCGCCGAGCGTGGGCTGAAGGAGCGCGAACTGGCGGAGAACCACGCCAAGGAAGTGCTCGTGGAGGCCAAGCGCCAGGCCGCCGAGATCATCTCCCAGGCCCAGAAGCGCGGCAACGAGATCGTGGAAGAGGCCAAGGGCCAGGCCCGCGACGAGGGGCAGCGGCTCCTGGAAGCGGCGCGTTCCGAGATCGGCCAGGAGATGAGCCGGGCGCGCGACGAACTGCGCGGCCAGGTCGTCCAGCTGGCGGTCGTGGGTGCCCGCAAGGTGCTCGAGAAGGAAGTCAACGCCGCTGACCACGAACGCCTCCTCAAGGACGTGGCGGCCCAGCTCTAG
- a CDS encoding F0F1 ATP synthase subunit epsilon, producing the protein MAMTIHVDIVSAERGIFSGTATMVFAPAEMGEVGIAPRHAPLLSRLKPGQVRVRDEHGEEEMFYISGGMLEVQPHAVTVLADTAERAHDLDEAQALEAKKRAEQMLADKRSDFDFAKAQAELAEAVAQLQTIQKLRKKLGR; encoded by the coding sequence ATGGCCATGACCATTCACGTCGACATCGTGAGCGCAGAACGGGGGATCTTCTCCGGCACCGCCACCATGGTGTTCGCCCCCGCCGAGATGGGCGAGGTGGGCATCGCGCCCCGCCACGCGCCCCTGCTCAGCCGCCTCAAGCCGGGGCAGGTGCGGGTGCGGGACGAGCACGGCGAGGAGGAGATGTTCTACATCTCCGGGGGGATGCTGGAAGTGCAGCCCCACGCCGTGACGGTGCTGGCGGATACCGCCGAGCGGGCCCACGACCTGGACGAGGCCCAGGCGCTGGAGGCCAAGAAGCGGGCCGAGCAGATGCTGGCGGACAAGAGGTCCGACTTCGACTTCGCCAAGGCCCAGGCCGAGCTGGCCGAGGCGGTGGCGCAGCTGCAGACCATCCAGAAGCTCCGCAAGAAGCTGGGCCGGTAG
- a CDS encoding ParB/RepB/Spo0J family partition protein, translating into MSVKKRGLGRGLDALLGSAAPAPRGDSAAAAPENELRHLGLDLVQRGKYQPRKDMHPEALEELAASIRAQGVVQPIVVRPIGGGRFEIIAGERRWRASQLAGKDTIPAVVRDVSDEIAVAMALIENIQRENLNPMEEATALQRLIDEFGMTHQQVAEAVGRSRAAVTNLLRLLTLNPDVALLLEHGDLEMGHARALLGLAGEKQSEAARTVAARGLSVRETEHLVRRLQSEKPKAAPRAPDPDIRRLQERLSERLGAAVRIDHGNKGKGKLVIAYNSLDELDGILGHIK; encoded by the coding sequence ATGAGTGTGAAGAAACGGGGACTGGGCCGGGGGCTGGACGCCCTGCTGGGCAGCGCCGCGCCGGCGCCGCGCGGCGACAGCGCCGCGGCCGCGCCCGAGAACGAGCTGCGCCACCTGGGGCTGGACCTGGTCCAGCGCGGCAAGTACCAGCCCCGCAAGGACATGCACCCCGAGGCGCTGGAGGAGCTGGCCGCCTCCATCCGCGCCCAGGGCGTGGTGCAGCCCATCGTGGTGCGCCCCATCGGCGGCGGGCGGTTCGAGATCATCGCCGGCGAGCGGCGCTGGCGCGCCTCCCAGCTGGCCGGCAAGGACACCATCCCCGCGGTGGTGCGCGACGTGTCCGACGAGATCGCCGTGGCGATGGCGCTGATCGAGAACATCCAGCGCGAGAACCTCAACCCCATGGAGGAGGCCACCGCCCTGCAGCGGCTCATCGACGAGTTCGGCATGACCCACCAGCAGGTGGCCGAGGCGGTGGGGCGCTCCCGCGCCGCGGTCACCAACCTGCTGCGCCTGCTCACCCTCAACCCCGACGTGGCGCTGCTGCTGGAGCACGGCGATCTCGAAATGGGCCATGCCCGCGCCCTGCTCGGCCTCGCCGGCGAGAAGCAGAGCGAGGCGGCGCGCACGGTGGCGGCGCGGGGGCTGTCGGTGCGCGAGACCGAGCACCTGGTGCGGCGGCTGCAGAGCGAGAAGCCGAAGGCCGCCCCGCGGGCGCCCGATCCGGACATCCGCCGCCTGCAGGAGCGCCTCTCCGAGCGGCTCGGCGCCGCGGTGCGCATCGATCACGGCAACAAGGGCAAGGGCAAGCTGGTCATCGCCTACAACAGCCTGGACGAACTGGACGGCATTCTCGGGCACATCAAGTAG
- a CDS encoding F0F1 ATP synthase subunit delta — translation MAEKNTVARPYAVAAFRFAQKAGRLAEWSEMLAFAAVVVQDPGMLALERNPKGGPERASALLLELCGERLDANGMNFLRTLVENKRQGLLPEIAAQFEELKKEAESRVDVEVISAFPLQEAEQAQLAEALAKRFGKAVNLSSRVDEDLIGGVLVRVGDKVIDGSLRGRIEQLASQLGI, via the coding sequence ATGGCTGAAAAAAATACCGTAGCCAGACCCTACGCGGTTGCCGCCTTCCGCTTCGCGCAGAAGGCCGGCCGCCTCGCCGAGTGGTCGGAAATGCTGGCCTTCGCCGCCGTGGTGGTGCAGGACCCCGGCATGCTGGCGCTGGAACGCAACCCCAAGGGGGGTCCCGAGCGTGCCAGCGCGCTGCTGCTCGAGCTCTGCGGAGAGCGGCTGGACGCCAACGGCATGAATTTCCTCCGCACCCTGGTGGAGAACAAGCGCCAGGGCCTGCTGCCGGAGATCGCCGCGCAGTTCGAGGAGCTGAAGAAGGAGGCCGAGTCCCGCGTGGACGTGGAGGTGATTTCCGCCTTCCCGCTCCAGGAGGCGGAACAGGCGCAGCTCGCCGAGGCGCTCGCGAAGCGGTTCGGCAAGGCGGTGAACCTCTCCAGCCGGGTGGACGAAGACCTCATCGGTGGTGTCTTGGTGCGCGTCGGCGACAAGGTCATCGACGGCTCCCTGCGGGGACGCATCGAGCAGCTGGCGAGCCAACTGGGTATCTAG
- the glmU gene encoding bifunctional UDP-N-acetylglucosamine diphosphorylase/glucosamine-1-phosphate N-acetyltransferase GlmU, giving the protein MNRDTDRPLSVVILAAGEGSRMRSRLPKVLHPLAGRPLLGHVIDAARALAARRIVVVHGHGGDRVQAAFPDADLGWAEQAEQLGTGHAVAQALPLLGVDETVLILYGDVPLIAPETLERLLAACAGNHLALLTVELDDPAGYGRILRDTGGNVTGIVEEKDATPEQRAIREVNTGIMALPAGLLGLWLPRLGNDNAQGEYYLTDLIALAVEEGVAVQVGGPAAVEEVLGVNTRAQLARLERAFQRRQAEALMAAGVTLLDPDRFDVRGKLTAGRDVVIDVNVVIEGEVTLGEGVYVGPGCVLCDCRIGAGAEIRAHSVIESAAVGAGSRIGPFARLRPGAELAAGVHVGNFVEIKQSLVGEGSKINHLAYVGDSDIGRGVNIGAGTITCNYDGAHKHKTVIGDRVFVGSDTQLVAPVSVGDDATIGAGSTITRDVPPGGLTLSRAPQRTVSGWKRPAKKKT; this is encoded by the coding sequence ATGAACCGGGACACGGACCGCCCCCTGAGCGTGGTGATCCTCGCCGCCGGCGAGGGCAGCCGCATGCGTTCGCGCCTGCCCAAGGTGCTCCATCCCCTGGCGGGCCGGCCGCTGCTGGGCCACGTCATCGACGCCGCCCGGGCGCTGGCGGCCCGGCGCATCGTGGTGGTGCACGGTCACGGCGGCGACCGGGTCCAGGCCGCCTTCCCCGACGCCGACCTTGGCTGGGCCGAGCAGGCCGAGCAGCTCGGCACCGGCCACGCCGTGGCCCAGGCCCTGCCCCTGCTCGGGGTCGACGAGACGGTGCTGATTCTCTACGGCGACGTGCCCCTCATCGCCCCGGAGACCCTGGAGCGGCTGCTCGCCGCCTGCGCCGGCAACCACCTGGCGCTGCTCACCGTCGAGCTGGACGACCCCGCCGGCTACGGCCGCATCCTGCGCGACACCGGCGGCAACGTCACCGGCATCGTGGAGGAGAAGGACGCCACTCCCGAACAGCGCGCCATCCGCGAGGTGAACACCGGCATCATGGCCCTGCCCGCGGGGCTGCTCGGCCTCTGGCTGCCGCGGCTCGGCAACGACAACGCCCAGGGCGAGTACTACCTCACCGACCTCATCGCCCTGGCGGTGGAGGAGGGCGTCGCGGTGCAGGTGGGCGGCCCGGCGGCGGTGGAGGAGGTGCTCGGGGTCAACACCCGGGCCCAGCTCGCCCGGCTCGAGCGCGCCTTCCAGCGCCGCCAGGCCGAGGCGCTGATGGCGGCGGGCGTGACCCTGCTCGACCCGGATCGCTTCGATGTCCGGGGCAAGCTCACCGCCGGGCGCGACGTGGTCATCGACGTGAACGTGGTCATCGAGGGCGAGGTGACGCTGGGCGAGGGCGTATATGTCGGCCCGGGCTGCGTGCTGTGCGACTGCCGCATCGGCGCGGGCGCCGAGATCCGCGCCCACTCGGTGATCGAGTCGGCGGCGGTGGGCGCCGGCAGCCGCATCGGCCCCTTCGCCCGGCTTCGGCCCGGGGCCGAGCTCGCCGCCGGGGTGCACGTGGGCAACTTCGTGGAGATCAAGCAGTCGCTGGTGGGCGAGGGCAGCAAGATCAACCACCTCGCCTACGTGGGCGACAGCGACATCGGCCGCGGGGTGAACATCGGCGCCGGCACCATCACCTGCAACTACGACGGCGCCCACAAGCACAAGACCGTCATCGGCGACCGCGTGTTCGTCGGCTCCGACACCCAGCTGGTGGCTCCCGTGAGCGTGGGCGATGACGCCACCATCGGCGCCGGCTCCACCATCACCCGGGACGTCCCCCCGGGCGGCCTCACCCTGAGCCGTGCCCCCCAGCGCACCGTCAGCGGCTGGAAGCGGCCGGCCAAGAAGAAGACTTGA
- a CDS encoding FKBP-type peptidyl-prolyl cis-trans isomerase, with translation MKVAKNKAVYVTYSILSEEGEILERSDLPIGYVHGVGSQLIEQVEKRLDGCEVGDTVEVILSPEQGFGLHDPDLTFTDDIDNVPPEVRYVGAQVEMQNDRGETRTFIVSRIENDRLTVDGNHPFAGKTLRFVVEVTDVRDATPEEIAAGVPDQPAGVCTTH, from the coding sequence ATGAAGGTTGCGAAGAACAAGGCGGTGTACGTCACCTACTCCATCCTGAGCGAGGAGGGGGAGATACTCGAGCGCTCGGACCTGCCCATCGGCTACGTCCACGGCGTCGGCTCCCAGCTCATCGAGCAGGTGGAGAAGCGCCTCGACGGCTGCGAGGTGGGTGACACCGTGGAGGTCATCCTCAGCCCCGAGCAGGGCTTCGGCCTCCACGACCCGGACCTCACCTTCACCGACGACATCGACAATGTCCCGCCCGAGGTGCGCTACGTGGGCGCCCAGGTGGAGATGCAGAACGACCGCGGCGAGACCCGCACCTTCATCGTCTCCCGGATCGAGAACGATCGGCTCACCGTGGACGGCAACCACCCCTTCGCCGGCAAGACCCTGCGCTTCGTGGTGGAGGTGACCGACGTGCGCGACGCCACCCCCGAGGAGATCGCCGCCGGCGTGCCGGACCAGCCCGCCGGGGTCTGCACGACCCACTGA
- a CDS encoding ATP synthase subunit I: MSYYVTRLQAQLRRRFFVQMILLVAVAAVAGIGWGPRAALGAAFGGGIAVVNLLLLRWHAGRADRVAGTDVGRNMRVLYRAALERFLATVILFALGLGAWTLPPLPLLIGFFVNQAVQLGAGYQNRNRGLRNVD, from the coding sequence ATGAGTTACTACGTGACCCGCCTGCAGGCACAGCTTCGCAGGCGATTTTTTGTGCAGATGATTCTGCTGGTTGCGGTCGCCGCGGTGGCCGGGATCGGCTGGGGGCCGAGGGCGGCGCTGGGCGCGGCCTTCGGCGGCGGCATCGCCGTGGTCAACCTGCTCCTGCTGCGCTGGCATGCCGGGCGCGCGGACCGGGTGGCCGGAACCGACGTCGGGCGCAACATGCGCGTGCTCTACCGCGCGGCGCTGGAGCGGTTCCTGGCGACCGTGATCTTATTTGCCCTGGGGCTCGGTGCGTGGACGCTCCCGCCGCTGCCCCTGCTGATCGGCTTCTTCGTCAACCAGGCCGTGCAGCTGGGCGCCGGATATCAAAATCGGAATCGAGGCTTGAGAAATGTCGACTAG
- a CDS encoding ParA family protein, which produces MGRIIAVTNQKGGVGKTTTCVNLAASLAEAGRTVLLVDMDPQGNATQGCGVPRESLELTSYDVLLGEAAMDQALLKLDSAPFHLLPANGDLTGAEVQLLDLEGRERRLRHALGTVRARYDYIIIDCPPALNMLTVNALVAADAVLIPMQCEYYALEGLTALMNTIEKIRAAVNPGLEIEGLLRTMYDPRNRLAIDVSRQLIGHFGDRVYRTVVPRNVRLAEAPSHGLPALVYDRLSRGSVAYMALAGEMLRRHEAAAEPAGTGTG; this is translated from the coding sequence ATGGGCAGGATCATCGCGGTAACCAACCAGAAGGGCGGGGTGGGCAAGACCACCACCTGCGTCAACCTGGCCGCCTCGCTGGCCGAGGCCGGGCGGACGGTCCTGCTGGTGGACATGGATCCCCAGGGCAACGCCACCCAGGGCTGCGGCGTGCCGCGGGAGTCGCTGGAGCTGACCAGCTACGACGTGCTGCTGGGCGAGGCGGCCATGGACCAGGCCCTGCTCAAGCTCGACTCGGCCCCCTTCCACCTGCTGCCCGCCAACGGCGATCTCACCGGCGCCGAGGTGCAGCTGCTGGATCTCGAGGGCCGCGAACGGCGCCTGCGCCATGCCCTGGGCACGGTGCGCGCGCGCTACGACTACATCATCATCGACTGCCCGCCGGCGCTGAACATGCTGACCGTCAACGCGCTGGTGGCGGCCGACGCGGTGCTGATCCCGATGCAGTGCGAGTACTACGCGCTGGAAGGGCTGACGGCGCTCATGAACACCATCGAGAAGATCCGCGCCGCGGTCAATCCCGGGCTCGAGATCGAGGGGCTGCTGCGCACCATGTACGATCCGCGCAACCGGCTGGCCATCGACGTCTCGCGCCAGCTCATCGGCCACTTCGGCGATCGCGTCTACCGCACCGTCGTGCCGCGCAACGTGCGCCTGGCCGAGGCGCCGAGCCACGGCCTGCCGGCGCTGGTCTATGATCGCCTCTCCCGCGGGTCGGTGGCCTACATGGCCCTGGCCGGGGAGATGCTGCGCCGCCACGAGGCGGCGGCCGAGCCGGCCGGGACCGGCACCGGTTGA
- the atpB gene encoding F0F1 ATP synthase subunit A — protein MSTSGELTSSGYIKHHLTNLTFGQHPDGTWGIAHSVQEAGEMGFWAINLDTMFFSIGLGVLFLWLFRKAALQASAGVPGGWLNFVEWIVEFIDDSVRGSFSGKNDVVAPLALTIFVWIFLQNLMDLVAVDFIPGLATLIGIPYLKIVPSTDPNITFGMSLSVFWLILYYSIKIKGVGGFLGELTLQPFGKWALPVNLFLEGVTLISKPISLALRLFGNMYAGEMIFILIALMYGAGWAMGAFGGLLQLGWAIFHILIITLQAFIFMTLTIVYLDMAHQEHH, from the coding sequence ATGTCGACTAGCGGAGAGCTGACCTCCTCGGGGTACATCAAGCACCACCTGACCAACCTGACCTTCGGTCAGCACCCGGACGGCACCTGGGGCATCGCCCACTCGGTGCAGGAAGCCGGCGAGATGGGCTTCTGGGCGATCAACCTCGACACCATGTTCTTCTCCATCGGCCTCGGCGTGCTGTTCCTGTGGCTGTTCCGCAAGGCGGCCCTGCAGGCCTCCGCCGGCGTGCCGGGCGGCTGGCTGAACTTCGTCGAGTGGATCGTCGAGTTCATCGACGACAGCGTCCGCGGCAGCTTCTCCGGCAAGAACGACGTGGTGGCCCCGCTGGCGCTCACCATCTTCGTCTGGATCTTCCTGCAGAACCTGATGGACCTCGTGGCCGTCGACTTCATTCCCGGCCTGGCCACGCTCATCGGCATCCCCTACCTCAAGATCGTGCCGAGCACCGATCCCAACATCACCTTCGGCATGTCCCTGTCGGTGTTCTGGCTGATTCTCTACTACAGCATCAAGATCAAGGGCGTCGGCGGCTTCCTCGGCGAGCTGACCCTGCAGCCCTTCGGCAAGTGGGCGCTGCCGGTCAACCTGTTCCTGGAAGGCGTGACCCTGATCTCCAAGCCGATCTCACTGGCCCTGCGACTGTTCGGCAACATGTACGCCGGCGAGATGATCTTCATCCTCATCGCGCTGATGTACGGCGCCGGCTGGGCCATGGGCGCCTTCGGCGGACTGCTTCAGTTGGGCTGGGCCATCTTCCACATCCTGATCATCACGCTGCAGGCGTTCATCTTCATGACCCTGACCATCGTGTACCTGGACATGGCTCACCAGGAGCACCACTGA
- the atpE gene encoding F0F1 ATP synthase subunit C: MESALLYIAGAIMMGLGALGAAVGIGVLGGRFLEGAARQPELIPMLRTQFFIVMGLVDAVPMIAVGLAMYVLFAVAG, translated from the coding sequence ATGGAAAGTGCACTGCTTTACATCGCTGGCGCAATCATGATGGGTCTCGGCGCACTCGGTGCCGCCGTGGGCATCGGCGTGCTGGGCGGCCGCTTCCTCGAAGGTGCCGCGCGCCAGCCGGAGCTGATCCCCATGCTCCGTACCCAGTTCTTCATCGTGATGGGTCTGGTCGACGCCGTGCCGATGATCGCCGTCGGTCTGGCCATGTACGTGCTGTTCGCTGTTGCGGGATAA
- the atpD gene encoding F0F1 ATP synthase subunit beta, whose protein sequence is MSSGKIVQIIGAVVDVEFPRDALPKVYDALVVDDAGLTLEVQQQLGDGVVRTIAMGSTDGLRRSMGVSGTGAPINVPVGQKTLGRIMDVLGNPVDGKGEIGNEATASIHREAPGFDEQSSAVEILETGIKVIDLICPFAKGGKVGLFGGAGVGKTVTLMELIRNIAVEHSGYSVFAGVGERTREGNDFYHEMTEGGVIDKVALVYGQMNEPPGNRLRVALTGLTMAENFRDEGRDVLFFVDNIYRYTLAGTEVSALLGRMPSAVGYQPTLAAEMGALQERITSTKTGSITSIQAVYVPADDLTDPSPATTFAHLDATLVLSRQIAELGIYPAVDPLDSTSRQLDPLVVGQDHYETARSVQGTLQRYKELKDIIAILGMDELSEEDKLVVGRARKIQRFLSQPFFVAEQFTGSPGKYVSLKDSIAGFKAIVAGEYDHLPEQAFYMVGGIEEAAEKAKNL, encoded by the coding sequence ATGAGTTCGGGCAAGATTGTTCAGATCATTGGCGCAGTGGTGGACGTGGAGTTCCCCCGCGACGCTCTGCCGAAGGTGTACGATGCGCTCGTGGTTGATGACGCGGGCCTGACCCTGGAGGTGCAGCAGCAGCTGGGTGACGGCGTTGTGCGCACCATCGCCATGGGTTCCACCGACGGCCTGCGCCGCAGCATGGGCGTCTCCGGCACCGGCGCCCCCATCAACGTGCCCGTGGGTCAGAAGACCCTGGGCCGCATCATGGACGTGCTCGGCAACCCGGTGGACGGCAAGGGCGAGATCGGCAACGAGGCCACCGCCTCCATCCATCGCGAGGCCCCCGGCTTCGACGAGCAGTCCTCGGCGGTCGAGATTCTCGAGACCGGCATCAAGGTCATCGACCTCATCTGCCCGTTCGCCAAGGGCGGCAAGGTGGGCCTGTTCGGCGGCGCCGGCGTGGGCAAGACCGTGACCCTGATGGAGCTCATCCGCAACATCGCCGTGGAGCACTCGGGCTACTCCGTGTTCGCCGGCGTGGGCGAGCGCACCCGCGAGGGCAACGACTTCTACCACGAGATGACCGAGGGCGGCGTCATCGACAAGGTGGCGCTGGTCTACGGCCAGATGAACGAGCCCCCGGGCAACCGCCTGCGCGTCGCGCTGACCGGCCTGACCATGGCCGAGAACTTCCGCGACGAAGGCCGCGACGTGCTGTTCTTCGTGGACAACATCTACCGCTACACGCTGGCGGGCACCGAGGTCTCGGCGCTGCTGGGCCGCATGCCCTCCGCGGTGGGCTACCAGCCGACCCTGGCCGCGGAGATGGGCGCCCTGCAGGAGCGCATCACCTCCACCAAGACCGGCTCCATCACCTCCATCCAGGCGGTGTACGTGCCCGCGGACGATCTCACCGACCCGTCCCCGGCCACCACCTTCGCCCACCTGGACGCGACCCTGGTGCTGTCCCGCCAGATCGCCGAGCTGGGCATCTACCCGGCGGTGGACCCGCTCGACTCCACCTCCCGCCAGCTCGACCCGCTGGTGGTGGGCCAGGATCACTACGAGACCGCCCGCTCCGTGCAGGGGACCCTGCAGCGCTACAAGGAGCTGAAGGACATCATCGCCATTCTCGGCATGGACGAGCTGTCCGAGGAGGACAAGCTGGTGGTGGGCCGCGCGCGCAAGATCCAGCGCTTCCTGTCCCAGCCCTTCTTCGTGGCCGAGCAGTTCACCGGCTCGCCGGGCAAGTACGTGTCCCTGAAGGACTCCATTGCCGGGTTCAAGGCCATCGTCGCGGGCGAGTACGACCACCTGCCCGAGCAGGCGTTCTACATGGTGGGCGGCATCGAGGAAGCGGCCGAGAAGGCCAAGAACCTCTGA
- the atpA gene encoding F0F1 ATP synthase subunit alpha, which produces MQLNPSEISELIQKKIEGFEATSEARTEGTIVGLTDGIVRIHGLADVMSYEMLEFPGNTFGLALNLERDSVGAVVLGDYKHLTEGDWVRTTGRVLEVPTGDALLGRVVNSLGEPVDGKGPLVGEVTSSPIEKVAPGVITRKSVDQPMQTGYKALDAMVPVGRGQRELIIGDRQTGKTAIAIDAIINQKGSGVKCIYVAVGQKASSIANVVRKLEEHGAMEYTTVVAASAAESAALQFIAPYSGCTMGEYYRDRGQDALIVYDDLTKQAWAYRQVSLLLRRPPGREAYPGDVFYLHSRLLERAARVNAEYVEEFTKGEVKGQTGSLTALPIIETQAGDVSAFVPTNVISITDGQIFLETDLFNANIRPAINAGLSVSRVGGSAQTKIIKKLGGGVRLALAQYRELAAFAQFASDLDEATRKQLERGQRVTELMKQKQYSPLSVAEQAVSLFAVNEGYIDDVEIKKVVDFEAALLSFMRSSNADLLKQINDNPVYDDAVESGLRKAVEDFKATHTW; this is translated from the coding sequence ATGCAACTGAATCCTTCGGAAATCAGTGAGCTGATTCAGAAGAAGATCGAGGGCTTCGAGGCCACCAGCGAGGCCCGCACCGAGGGCACCATCGTCGGCCTCACGGATGGCATCGTCCGCATCCACGGCCTGGCCGACGTCATGTCCTACGAGATGCTGGAGTTCCCCGGCAACACCTTCGGCCTCGCCCTGAACCTGGAGCGGGATTCCGTGGGCGCCGTGGTCCTCGGCGACTACAAGCACCTCACCGAGGGCGACTGGGTGCGCACCACCGGCCGCGTGCTCGAGGTGCCCACCGGCGACGCGCTGCTCGGCCGCGTGGTGAACTCCCTGGGCGAGCCGGTGGACGGCAAGGGCCCGCTGGTGGGCGAGGTGACCTCCTCCCCCATCGAGAAGGTGGCCCCGGGCGTCATCACCCGCAAGTCGGTGGACCAGCCGATGCAGACCGGCTACAAGGCGCTCGACGCCATGGTGCCCGTCGGCCGCGGCCAGCGCGAGCTGATCATCGGCGACCGCCAGACCGGCAAGACCGCCATCGCCATCGACGCCATCATCAACCAGAAGGGCTCGGGCGTTAAGTGCATCTACGTGGCGGTGGGCCAGAAGGCCAGCTCCATCGCCAACGTGGTGCGCAAGCTCGAGGAGCACGGCGCCATGGAGTACACCACCGTGGTGGCCGCCAGCGCCGCGGAGTCCGCCGCGCTGCAGTTCATCGCCCCCTACTCCGGCTGCACCATGGGCGAGTACTACCGCGACCGCGGCCAGGACGCGCTCATCGTCTACGACGATCTGACCAAGCAGGCCTGGGCCTACCGCCAGGTCTCCCTGCTGCTGCGCCGTCCCCCGGGCCGCGAGGCGTACCCCGGCGACGTGTTCTACCTCCACTCCCGCCTGCTGGAGCGCGCCGCGCGCGTCAACGCCGAGTACGTGGAGGAGTTCACCAAGGGCGAGGTGAAGGGCCAGACCGGTTCGCTGACCGCGCTGCCGATCATCGAGACCCAGGCGGGCGACGTGTCGGCCTTCGTGCCCACCAACGTCATCTCCATCACCGACGGCCAGATCTTCCTCGAGACCGATCTCTTCAACGCCAACATCCGCCCGGCCATCAACGCCGGCCTGTCGGTGTCGCGCGTGGGCGGTTCGGCCCAGACCAAGATCATCAAGAAGCTCGGCGGCGGCGTGCGCCTGGCGCTGGCCCAGTACCGCGAGCTGGCGGCCTTCGCCCAGTTCGCCTCCGACCTCGACGAGGCCACCCGCAAGCAGCTCGAGCGCGGCCAGCGGGTCACCGAGCTGATGAAGCAGAAGCAGTACAGCCCGCTGAGCGTGGCCGAGCAGGCGGTGTCCCTGTTCGCCGTCAACGAGGGCTACATCGACGACGTCGAGATCAAGAAGGTGGTGGACTTCGAGGCCGCGCTGCTGAGCTTCATGCGCTCCAGCAACGCCGATCTCCTCAAGCAGATCAACGACAACCCGGTCTACGACGACGCGGTGGAGTCGGGCCTGCGCAAGGCGGTCGAGGACTTCAAGGCTACCCACACCTGGTAA